The Micrococcales bacterium genome contains a region encoding:
- a CDS encoding ribose-5-phosphate isomerase, which translates to MKVAIGCDDAGLAYKEIIKADLEASSLVTAVNDVGVGVDEHTAYPTVAVAAAEQVAAGQVDRALLICGTGLGMAIAANKVPGIRAVTAHDSFSVERSVLSNNAQILAMGQRVIGIELARRLVREWLTYQFDPASASAQKVALIRDYEGQ; encoded by the coding sequence ACAAGGAGATCATCAAGGCCGACCTTGAGGCCAGCTCTCTGGTAACCGCAGTCAACGACGTGGGGGTTGGTGTCGACGAACACACCGCGTATCCGACTGTGGCGGTGGCCGCCGCCGAACAGGTGGCGGCCGGCCAGGTTGACCGGGCGTTGCTGATCTGTGGCACCGGTCTGGGCATGGCCATTGCCGCCAACAAGGTGCCAGGGATCAGGGCGGTGACAGCTCACGATTCGTTCTCGGTAGAGCGCTCGGTACTGTCGAACAACGCCCAAATCCTGGCCATGGGCCAGCGGGTGATCGGCATCGAGCTGGCGCGCCGCCTTGTCCGTGAGTGGCTCACTTACCAATTTGACCCCGCGTCTGCCTCAGCCCAAAAAGTAGCTCTGATTAGGGATTACGAAGGTCAGTAG